A stretch of the Uranotaenia lowii strain MFRU-FL chromosome 3, ASM2978415v1, whole genome shotgun sequence genome encodes the following:
- the LOC129757230 gene encoding uncharacterized protein LOC129757230 yields MKPKSMEQFMGELPVARVTISPPFSRTGVDYFGPVYIRPGPRRVAVKAYVSLFICLVTKAIHLELVSDLSTEKFLQALRRFIGRRAIPSDIYSDNGTNFVGARNQLQELFTNLRSKTHNQQVSKECSERGIQWHFNPPAAPHFGGLWEAAVKSAKQHLLKVLGQNALSFEEFNTLLIQIEACLNSRPITPMSEDPNDLEPLTPGHFLTGRSLQQLPVVDLTELSTGRLKQYQIIQQKIQFFWKRWQKEYLSQLQGRYKRWKPPVQISVGQLVVIKDENTPPMRWRLGRIQQLHPGEDGIVRVATLLTSNGILKRAVEKLCLLPSDCQPVNSDEQNSSVN; encoded by the coding sequence ATGAAACCGAAATCTATGGAGCAATTTATGGGAGAACTTCCTGTTGCACGCGTCACAATTTCTCCACCCTTTTCCAGAACCGGAGTAGACTACTTCGGCCCTGTATATATTCGGCCTGGACCACGCCGAGTAGCAGTCAAGGCATACGTTTCCCTGTTTATCTGTTTGGTGACAAAGGCGATACACTTGGAATTAGTTTCCGATTTATCAACGGAGAAATTTCTACAGGCGTTACGAAGGTTTATAGGACGGCGTGCAATTCCAAGCGACATTTACTCAGATAACGGCACAAATTTTGTAGGTGCCCGCAACCAACTACAGGAATTGTTCACAAATCTGCGCAGCAAAACCCACAATCAACAAGTTTCCAAGGAATGCTCGGAAAGGGGCATACAATGGCATTTTAATCCCCCAGCTGCTCCCCATTTTGGAGGCCTGTGGGAAGCAGCAGTTAAATCCGCCAAACAGCATCTGCTTAAGGTGTTAGGACAAAACGCTTTatcctttgaagaattcaaCACCCTTCTTATTCAAATTGAGGCTTGCCTAAACTCTAGGCCAATAACTCCGATGTCAGAGGACCCCAACGATCTTGAACCACTGACCCCCGGACATTTTTTAACTGGGAGGTCGTTGCAGCAGCTACCAGTAGTGGACTTAACCGAATTATCTACGGGAAGGCTCAAACAGTATCAAAtaatacaacaaaaaatacaattctTCTGGAAACGTTGGCAGAAGGAGTATCTATCCCAGCTCCAAGGAAGATACAAACGATGGAAGCCTCCAGTACAGATCTCGGTTGGTCaactcgtcgtgataaaggatGAAAATACCCCACCGATGCGTTGGCGATTAGGGCGTATCCAACAGCTACACCCTGGAGAAGACGGAATAGTAAGAGTTGCGACGCTCTTAACATCGAATGGAATTTTGAAGAGAGCTGTTGAAAAACTTTGCCTGTTACCATCAGATTGTCAACCAGTCAACAGCGATGAACAAAACAGTTCGGTCAATTAG
- the LOC129753050 gene encoding uncharacterized protein LOC129753050, protein MPAASSAAKEPSLKSLQTKLRAHLDLFKTIVAFVDTLAEVTSIERIQVRLAKLDELWDKVNAALVDIETHGEYTLTPENTPSQVRLDCGESYYDAKATMLERIKELEQETTISHQSTRLHDSSMHPTTEHVKLPQIKLQLFDGNVDEWLSFRDLYLSLIHTKADLPDIEKFHYLKGCLAGEAKKLVDPLAITSANYPIAWECLMKRYNNSKLLKRRQVNTLLKLPSVSRESVTELQCLLEGFERVVQTLDQLVKVEEYKDLLLLEILCSRLDPTTRRAWEEFTAGNEQDKISDLMQFIQKRISVLGSLPNKLSEGRPEYVKRQYGIRTSHNVTRISKGRCVACSDTHPLFMCQTFRKMPIAERDRLVRTNSLCRNCFRNGHMASECMSKFVCHNCKGKHHTLICFRSEGATASNSGTMRRNSRNSEPPSTETVASNIARRSASTVLLATAVVLVEDNNGFSYPARALLDSGSECNFMAEHLCQRLGVCRQRSNVSVMGIGQSTSEVKHQVTAIIKSRNESYKQQMDFLVLPKVTADLPTADIIFSELRLPAEIELADANFFQSNAIDLILGIQHFFEFFQSGQRKSLGDGLPAITESVFGWVITGVVQNWRQTSKTICNTASSIPLDEYLTRFWSCEEIGSVHKYSPEEMRCEEFFVKTVRRETDGRYTVSLPKDGNVNSRLGESRDIAFRRLQYLERRLDSSLREEYNRFIQEYLQLGHMRLVEETREDSTKRCYLPHHPIIKEASTTTKLRVVFDASSKTSSKLSLNDILLAGPVIQDDLRAIVLRCRTKQIMIVADVEKMFRQIKVFEDDMALQSILWRFNTTEPVKTYELTTLTYGTKPAPFLATRTLQQLSIDEANRYPLAAKAMSMDVYMDDVLTGTNDEDEAIQLRRQLSELSERGGFRLRKFASNSVQVLQEIPTEDLAVNVSGEVELDPNSTIKTLGLVWQPSTDTFRFQFIIQNLKPNEKLTKRKVLSAIAALFDPLGLLGAVITTAKLVMQRLWCLTDDQNNRLDWDHEIPEDLAEDWRRFYAQIPMLNELHIPRCSIIPMAVTTEIHIFSDAAERAYGACVYIRSISTSGRVGVQLLTSKSSVAPLKSQSIPRLELCGALKAAELAEKVKESIKLEAKICFWTDSTCVLQWLNSIPATWSTFVANRVSKIQIITEQYAWRHVPGQENPADIISRGTSPEEIKQNNLWWEGPPWLKMEEKFWPKQPVTINTDAAASETKRKVTNVATIDTPSFIDEYVERFSSLSDLIRKTAYWLRLKGMLRRLEPSSSGVLSTKELREAEYVIIREIQREAFKEEWKQLTNGEPVSRNSPMSMLKLPKTQGTLLSSRHDIHSPNFYLKRSTSDFYMQPHNYFLAP, encoded by the exons ATGCCAGCAGCTTCATCCGCCGCCAAGGAGCCTTCTCTGAAGAGCCTTCAGACTAAACTTCGTGCACATCTGGATCTGTTTAAAACAATTGTTGCGTTTGTGGATACGCTTGCTGAGGTTACTTCAATTGAACGTATCCAAGTGCGTTTAGCTAAACTAGACGAACTGTGGGACAAAGTGAATGCTGCCTTGGTGGACATTGAAACTCATGGAGAATACACTTTGACACCGGAGAATACCCCGTCCCAGGTTCGCTTAGACTGTGGAGAATCCTATTACGATGCGAAGGCAACAATGCTGGAAAGAATTAAGGAGTTAGAGCAGGAAACAACAATATCACACCAATCTACGAGACTTCATGATTCTTCGATGCATCCGACTACGGAACACGTTAAGCTACCacaaatcaaattacaacttttCGATGGAAATGTGGACGAGTGGCTTAGCTTCAGGGATTTATATTTATCTTTAATCCATACCAAAGCAGATTTACCAGACATCGAAAAGTTTCATTATCTAAAGGGATGCTTAGCAGGAGAGGCAAAGAAACTCGTTGATCCACTCGCAATAACCAGTGCCAACTATCCAATTGCGTGGGAATGTCTGATGAAACGttacaacaacagcaaacttttAAAACGACGGCAGGTGAATACGCTTCTGAAGTTGCCAAGCGTTTCAAGAGAATCTGTAACGGAATTGCAGTGTCTACTAGAGGGTTTCGAGCGAGTTGTACAAACACTAGATCAATTAGTGAAGGTCGAAGAATACAAGGATCTACTACTACTCGAGATTCTGTGCAGCAGACTTGATCCAACTACCCGACGTGCGTGGGAGGAATTCACAGCAGGCAATGAGCAGGATAAAATTTCGGATTTGATGCAGTTCATCCAGAAGAGGATTTCGGTTCTAGGTTCCCTACCCAACAAATTATCCGAAGGTCGACCAGAATACGTTAAAAGGCAATATGGAATACGAACTAGCCACAACGTCACGCGCATCTCTAAGGGTCGCTGTGTTGCGTGTTCAGACACCCATCCCCTCTTCATGTGCCAGACTTTCAGGAAGATGCCGATAGCGGAAAGGGATAGATTGGTTCGAACAAACTCACTTTGCAGAAATTGCTTCCGAAATGGACACATGGCTTCGGAGTGTATGTCGAAATTCGTATGCCACAACTGCAAGGGTAAACACCACACGTTAATCTGCTTTCGCTCAGAAGGGGCAACTGCCTCCAATTCCGGCACTATGAGGAGAAATTCTAGAAATTCAGAACCACCATCGACGGAAACAGTCGCATCTAATATCGCACGGCGATCAGCTTCAACAGTGCTTCTAGCAACAGCCGTAGTTTTGGTAGAGGACAACAATGGATTCAGCTATCCTGCCCGAGCATTGCTGGACTCCGGGTCGGAGTGCAATTTTATGGCGGAGCATTTGTGTCAAAGATTAGGTGTCTGCCGACAGCGCTCGAACGTTTCAGTAATGGGAATCGGCCAATCAACTTCCGAAGTCAAGCATCAAGTCACTGCGATTATCAAGTCTCGAAACGAAAGCTACAAACAACAAATGGACTTCCTGGTTTTACCGAAGGTGACAGCGGATCTACCAACAGCAGACATTATTTTTTCCGAACTACGTTTACCAGCGGAGATCGAATTAGCAGACGCCAACTTCTTCCAATCCAATGCAATCGATCTGATCTTAGGAATCCAACATTTCTTTGAATTCTTCCAATCTGGTCAACGGAAATCGCTAGGAGATGGATTACCAGCTATTACAGAATCCGTTTTTGGCTGGGTTATTACTGGTGTAGTACAAAACTGGAGGCAAACTTCAAAGACCATCTGTAATACAGCTAGTTCGATACCTTTGGACGAATATCTAACTCGTTTTTGGTCCTGCGAGGAAATAGGATCGGTTCACAAATATTCACCCGAAGAAATGCGCTGTGaggagtttttcgtcaagacgGTTCGCAGAGAAACTGATGGTAGATATACAGTTTCTCTTCCAAAGGATGGGAATGTCAATTCCAGATTAGGCGAGTCAAGGGACATCGCATTCCGACGTTTGCAATACCTAGAGCGCAGATTGGATTCTAGCCTGCGTGAAGAGTACAACCGATTCATTCAGGAATATTTACAACTTGGCCACATGCGATTGGTAGAGGAAACTCGAGAGGACAGTACAAAACGTTGCTATCTCCCACATCATCCTATAATTAAAGAAGCTAGCACAACAACAAAACTTCGAGTGGTTTTCGACGCGTCAAGCAAAACTTCAAGCAAACTATCGCTGAATGATATATTGCTAGCAGGACCCGTCATACAAGATGATCTAAGAGCAATTGTCCTACGGTGCAGAACGAAACAAATAATGATTGTTGCTGATGTGGAAAAGATGTTCCGTCAAATCAAGGTGTTCGAAGACGATATGGCTCTACAAAGCATCCTATGGCGGTTCAACACAACGGAGCCTGTAAAAACGTACGAACTTACAACGCTCACGTATGGAACCAAACCGGCACCCTTTCTTGCGACAAGAACTCTCCAGCAACTCTCAATCGACGAAGCAAATAGATATCCCTTAGCGGCCAAGGCGATGTCAATGGATGTTTACATGGACGATGTGTTGACCGGTACAAACGACGAAGATGAAGCAATCCAGTTGAGAAGGCAGCTCAGCGAACTATCCGAACGAGGTGGATTTAGGCTAAGAAAGTTCGCCTCCAATTCAGTCCAAGTGCTTCAAGAAATTCCAACAGAAGATTTAGCAGTGAATGTCTCCGGAGAGGTTGAACTCGATCCCAATTCTACCATTAAAACACTCGGCCTGGTATGGCAGCCTTCGACAGACACATTCCGTTTCCAATTTATTATCCAGAACTTGAAGCCAAATGAAAAACTCACGAAACGCAAGGTTTTATCCGCAATTGCAGCCCTATTCGATCCATTAGGTCTCTTGGGAGCTGTGATTACAACCGCAAAACTAGTTATGCAGCGTCTATGGTGTTTAACGGATGATCAAAACAATCGTTTGGATTGGGATCACGAGATTCCTGAAGATTTAGCCGAAGACTGGAGAAGGTTCTACGCTCAAATACCAATGCTGAACGAGTTACACATCCCACGTTGTTCAATCATACCCATGGCAGTGACTACTGAAATCCATATATTCTCCGATGCAGCTGAGCGCGCGTACGGAGCCTGTGTGTATATTCGAAGCATAAGCACTTCAGGAAGGGTCGGCGTACAATTACTAACGTCGAAATCCAGCGTTGCACCGTTGAAATCTCAGTCGATTCCCAGACTGGAGCTTTGTGGAGCGTTGAAGGCAGCGGAACTTGCGGAGAAGGTCAAGGAGTCAATCAAACTGGaagctaaaatttgtttttggaccGATTCTACTTGCGTATTGCAATGGCTTAATTCAATTCCCGCAACATGGTCAACCTTTGTAGCCAATCGTGTATCCAAAATCCAAATCATCACCGAACAATACGCATGGAGACACGTTCCAGGTCAAGAGAACCCGGCAGATATAATTTCTCGAGGTACAAGTCCGGAGGAGATTAAGCAAAACAATCTTTGGTGGGAAGGTCCGCCCTGgttgaaaatggaagaaaaattcTGGCCGAAGCAGCCAGTAACCATCAACACCGATGCAGCCGCTAGTGAAACAAAAAGAAAGGTCACGAATGTTGCGACAATCGACACGCCTAGTTTTATTGATGAATACGTCGAAAGGTTTTCTTCATTGTCCGATTTGATTCGTAAAACGGCGTATTGGCTGAGATTAAAAGGGATGTTACGGAGGTTAGAGCCAAGCTCATCAGGTGTTCTTTCTACTAAAGAGTTAAGAGAAGCCGAATATGTTATTATACGGGAAATCCAGAGAGAAGCATTTAAGGAAGAGTGGAAACAATTAACCAACGGTGAACCCGTTTCACGCAATTCTCCGATGAG TATGCTCAAGTTACCGAAGACACAAGGCACCCTATTGTCCTCCCGTCACGACATCCATTCACCAAACTTCTATTTGAAGCGTTCCACAAGCGACTTCTACATGCAGCCCCACAACTACTTTTTAGCTCCATAA